A single genomic interval of Spirosoma linguale DSM 74 harbors:
- a CDS encoding Tail Collar domain protein (PFAM: Tail Collar domain protein~KEGG: mno:Mnod_4880 tail collar domain protein) translates to MDPFIGQIILFAGNYEIRGYVFCNGQLLDISKYTALYSLLGTTYGGNGTTTFGLPDLRGRMPIHFGQEPGKRSYVLGQRSGSYETTLTVDNLPAHNHALNAFSETGTASAPAGALLANTGLGDTEYLPDGTLVQMSTKAIGKTGNGRPVDTMPPYLALNYQIALEGIYPQRA, encoded by the coding sequence ATGGACCCATTCATTGGTCAGATTATCCTCTTCGCGGGAAATTACGAGATTCGCGGGTATGTCTTCTGCAACGGTCAGTTGTTGGACATCAGTAAGTACACGGCCCTGTACTCGCTATTGGGGACTACCTACGGTGGAAATGGAACAACAACGTTTGGCCTACCTGACCTGCGGGGTCGTATGCCCATCCATTTCGGGCAGGAACCCGGCAAGCGCTCCTACGTACTGGGACAGCGATCTGGTAGCTATGAAACTACGCTGACGGTGGACAACCTGCCTGCCCACAACCATGCGCTGAACGCCTTTTCGGAAACAGGAACCGCGTCGGCTCCAGCGGGTGCTTTACTGGCCAATACGGGCCTGGGAGATACTGAATATCTCCCGGACGGAACCCTTGTACAGATGAGTACAAAGGCAATTGGCAAAACCGGCAATGGGAGGCCTGTTGACACGATGCCGCCTTACTTAGCCCTGAACTACCAGATTGCACTGGAAGGTATCTACCCGCAACGCGCCTAA
- a CDS encoding hypothetical protein (KEGG: hypothetical protein) has protein sequence MNMQSLAEAPKSCPSTADTPAKRYTWWLSLQPQWRAAFSMVFLNHTNHPTDTELINLWETPALRFVGPKAPYPNMNFELDNCSGLAGMSNLQILVLTNHRIEAIDEVATMPQLKSLFVNNNALKTLNGIEKLTSLEQVYAHINKLETLAPLQILTNLREVYVSFNELTDLNGITKKHTKALKAFYCLPNATLPDREVIRVEQRVGIRCQRL, from the coding sequence ATGAACATGCAATCACTTGCCGAAGCGCCTAAATCCTGCCCTTCTACCGCCGACACCCCCGCCAAACGATATACATGGTGGTTGAGCCTCCAACCCCAATGGCGGGCAGCCTTCTCAATGGTATTTCTCAATCATACTAATCACCCTACCGATACTGAGCTAATAAATCTCTGGGAAACGCCTGCCTTGCGGTTTGTAGGCCCGAAGGCCCCTTACCCAAACATGAACTTTGAGCTGGACAATTGCTCTGGTCTGGCAGGTATGAGCAACCTGCAGATTCTGGTACTGACTAATCACCGGATCGAAGCCATTGATGAAGTGGCGACTATGCCGCAACTAAAAAGCCTGTTTGTGAACAATAATGCCCTGAAAACGCTGAATGGCATTGAAAAGCTAACCAGTCTGGAACAGGTATATGCCCATATCAACAAGCTCGAAACACTGGCTCCGCTGCAGATACTCACCAACCTGCGCGAGGTTTATGTAAGTTTTAATGAATTGACCGATTTAAACGGTATTACTAAAAAACATACGAAAGCCTTAAAAGCCTTTTACTGCCTGCCCAACGCTACACTACCCGACCGCGAGGTAATCCGGGTAGAGCAGCGGGTGGGTATCCGCTGTCAGCGGTTATAG